One Tachysurus vachellii isolate PV-2020 chromosome 5, HZAU_Pvac_v1, whole genome shotgun sequence genomic window, AATTAATGAGGTAGGTCTACACAAGGTTTGCCTGCTGTTTTGGGATgtttttttaagtcatttaaatataattatgtttaGTTACGTTTTGTGTAATAATTGAATATGAATTTTCTGATTCATATTTCTGAagataatgttttatgtatttctgGATAAGTGTTACCATTGTAAAGATAGAGTTATATTCAATCTCTCAGAATAGTAGTTAAAAGAGCATCTACCATATGGTTAAGTGAAATGTGTTCAGGGGCGTATGATGAGTCAATTTGGCCACGGGCCTCTTATTAACTCAAATTCCTTCCGCTTGTAATTACGCACAAATGAAACTTAAATCGATGTATATGATGCGTAtttacacactttttctctATTACAAGTACATAACTTAGAAAGAGCTTAGCAGTTTATTGtgcaattaaaaatgaaagaaagaaagctacaACCCGCTATTTAATGGCAGTAGCGGATGCTGGAACAGGAGATatgagcagcagcagctcaggGCGGCATCGTTTCGGGGTGCGGCACAAAAGTGTCCCTGACTGACATAAATATCAGTGATATATATCACTTGTCATGTCACGTATACACCAGAAACGCCAGATCACCGTTTGTTAACGACTTTTAGCTTACTGGGAACACAAATGTTTGATTAGAActaattacaaataaacaacGTTAATTCTTCTAGGCCTAATTTGTATCTAGATCGAATATTTTCCCTGAATTTCTCTGAATTCCCTgatatttaattcatattcaaatattcagTAATGAATACACATTAATTTTGTTCAGCTAAAGCatttcaataattaaataagtgctaattaaataaaaatgtacaaataataataatttgctcatttgttgttgttttctttttttttatatatttactgaaccactcattttttttccagtgcagAAGTATGTGCATGTCTGACAATAATCCCCATGTATGAGCCTTCAACAAATTTTCTGCTATACCTGTTATAGGCACATGAATGTTTAGATTGTCTTACTAGAATGATGCTAGAATAATTTCTGTTCACTGGAACTAACGAGGCccaaacatgacatgacaatGCTTTATGACAAACGGCATGAAAATGCTCcacaaagacatggtttgcaAGGTCCTGACCCCATCTCaaattgacttttttatttatatgaattctAATGATGACTGCTCACCAGGTCTCTTCACACAAAATCACTTTTCAGTCTCAGACCTAAGAGATCAACTTATGGACTGTCGTTGAAGCCTACACTACATAACAGAAAATCATTACAGCTTGTTTATATTACTGTTAATTCATTTCTAaggtattattttattaatatcaatGCAACTCATTTACTTATATGTCATCGATACATCAGTGTTTTCAGGCAATTTTTGTCAACATTTTCTACAGCAGAAAGAACAAAGAGATTCAGGCAGTAGTTTTTTGCATCATAGTTAACCAAGCACGCTTACTCCAAAGTGctcactgtaatgtaaatgtgacttCTTCATGTCTACTTATTTTGCATGGCAATCTACTACACtgcatattaaattataataaacaaattattatctAGTGTCACTGTACATTTttagattcaagatttttatttgacacacacagttatatacagtatacaacttgCAATGAAATGACAATCCACTTCCTCCTCTAAGACTGAGCATATAAAGAAACTAAATTTAAGAAGTACgttaaaaaagaatgaatagaaatataaaGAGAATGTAAAAGAATGTGATGTGCAATATGTTACATGTTATGTGTAGTACGTGTACATGAATGGTTTAGAATGTGCAAACATTACAAAATGGAAGATGACATTTTTTACTTTGCAGGGGATTTACATATAGTATTTATAAAATCCTAAGAGATTTGTAAGACACACATGTCTTAAGCACACAATTGAATTATAATAACTATACCAAAATTTGTACAGAAATATATCTGCTACACCATTCAATCACCCACATGGTTTTAGACTGTCATGCCTTGCCATGCCTCaaacaagttttattttttaatgctgtgaatgcacaaatcaaataaaaagctATTAAAAATATCAGCTACAAAATAATGGtaatgaatacattaaaatTTACTTCTATGTCAAATGCACATTTATAAACCttagtcatttatttgttttgaatgaacaaaaaattaataattagtctTAACTTGAATAATCATTATCATTTACTGTGTACCTAAACAGcactaataatatatatttatttatcattttagaaCAACTTTACGGACTTTTTCAATTTGTATTATATGAGctaaatttgttttatatattttactgtatacTGGCACTATAAGCTTCAGTAAAAGAATAAGAAGATCTGGTTGTACATTTGAAGAGGTCACACCCATGAAAACATTCTGCTGATAACGAAATTTACACTGAAATCCAGATATGTTCTTGGCAGTCTACAAGAGCCCACCCCTTTAATTGGCAAAAAAATATTGCTATAAACTGATAAAAGTAAATCATTGTTTTCCAAATCCAAATTTCAGTGCAGGGATTGGAGTgcaacaaaatgtaaacaacaaacaaacaaacaaacaaacaaataaattaattaatttgtgttGCACTTAACTTTGATgcctatatatatgtgtatatgtttatatatatatatcatatatatatcatatatatatatatatatatgtgtttacacaatttgttttatgttttaattcagatcataatattcatatttatatacaactaactgaaattttaaaataatataaataataataacaaaaaagaaggctatataaacattcattagtTATTTATCTCGTGTAATTTGTTagctgattttttattttttattttttacatattttgcaGGAGATGTCACACTTGAAATGGGCAGGTTCTTTCCTATCAGGGATGAAGCTTATCTCTTACGTGCAGGAGAAGTTCTGACTAATCAGTCGGATTTGAAGTGAATCCAAGTTGTCACGTATTTGAGGTGGGTCCTGGGCGTGCCTGCTTCAGCTCCTTGTATAAAAGGATGTTTCTTATTTGAAGCAGTTTACAGAAGTCTTCTTCCAGACTACTCCGAAAACATGAGTCTCTCTGACAAGGACAAGAACACCGTCAAAGCTTTCTGGGCCAAGGTCGCCCCTAAGGCTGCAGAGGTCGGTGCTGATGCTCTCTTCAGGTAGGTGCTTGAGTGATACTTTCACTATCCACATCTATTCTTCTTTCAGATCTGAGGACTAATTATTTTCCCTTTTCATTACGCAGGATGCTGACTGTTTACCCGCAGACTAAGACCTATTTTTCCCACTGGAGTGACTTGAGCAAAGGGTCTCCTCAGGTGAAGAACCACGGAAAGACTGTTATGACTGGCGTGGAAGAAGCTGTCAACAAAATCGATGATCTGACCAATGGGTTGATTAGCCTAAGCGAGCTGCACGCTTTCCAGCTGCGTATTGACCCGGCCAACTTCAAGGTAATCTTGCACTATACCATCTTTATTTGCTCTGCCataattttatctttttattattattattattattattattattattattattattattattattattattattattattacagttccAGTCTCATAAcatgagtaataataaataatgatattttcCCCTTTCCGTGTAGATCCTAGCCCACAACGTGCTCGTTGTATTGGCCACCATGTTCCCCGCTGAATTTACCCCTGAGGTCCACGTGTGTATGGATAAGTTCCTCGCTGCCGTTGCCCTGGGTCTCTCTGAGAAGTACCGATAAGAAGCTCTGCAGGCAACAGATGGACATCCACATGCATCAGTCCTCTAGATCTAGTCAATGTCTTTGATTGATCTAAATAAAAGCCAAAAATAATTTTGGCATTGGAAACAATACCTGCATTCTCTGGTCCTCTCTATTTTGCATATAATGTCTTCTTATTAGCCGTAGGACTAAATGAAGTTGTAGTGTCCTAACATTAAACCCAAAGAAAGGTTGATTAGTAAATAAGGTGAAAACCATAAAATTTgtcttaataaatgaaatagatTACACAGCAGAATGATACTGGAGTACCGCTGTCAAAAAAGACACAATAttcctaataataaataaataaataaataaataaataaacaacaacaaaaaaaaaaacacagcaataaagaattaaatataattacaataataaaaaaattaaaatgcaattacgaatacaaataattttacaaaaaatacaattataaataacaaaaaagttacaataaacaatttaaaataactcaatagttgcaattttaaaaaatgtggaaaatagATGAATAGATGT contains:
- the LOC132845339 gene encoding hemoglobin embryonic subunit alpha-like, with protein sequence MSLSDKDKNTVKAFWAKVAPKAAEVGADALFRMLTVYPQTKTYFSHWSDLSKGSPQVKNHGKTVMTGVEEAVNKIDDLTNGLISLSELHAFQLRIDPANFKILAHNVLVVLATMFPAEFTPEVHVCMDKFLAAVALGLSEKYR